From the genome of Armatimonadota bacterium:
CAGTTTATCGCGGGGCAGTTCAATGCGGAAGTTCTTAAGATTGTGCTCCCGCGCGCCCTGAATGACGATCTTATCTTGAGCCATGTGCGAAACAAGATTCTACCACTTTTTGCAGGTCGGGCAACAGCGCTGGCGAAGGAGTTTCGCGTGTTTACGGTAACTCAGATCGACCCATGGATTTGTGCGAGTTTGGAGGAACTGGGGCAGTTTAGGCGGTCTGACGATCGTCTGAAGGGCCTTGGCGCGAGGAATGACATCGTAACGCTCGCCTTTCTGCTGCGCACCGATCGCGCCTGTCGAGCGACGATGAGTTGCCCTCGCGGAGAACTGTGCATAGTCGGGTTCGGTCGGTCTAGAACGGGCGAGGCCGTGCCGGACGCTTTGTTCAGACAGCCGCCGAAAGTCGATGCGCCGAAGTTCTTTGCAAATTGGGCGCACCTTAAGCAACCGATGGAACTGGAGCCTGGAATGCCGGCCATGCTTTGGCTGACAGCGCCCAGTCCGTCGCCGAAGTTCGACCTGACGATCGAGAGCGGCGGAACGCGAATCAGGGTTCCGGTGGAGATCGAGACCGTTCCCATCGATCTTCCGAAAGAGAATCCGCTGAAATGCTTCCTTTGGCAGCCGGCGCCGACCGGCGTCGATTGGGCGCCCGCTTATGTCAAGACCGGCGTCAATGTCTTCAATCGAGGCCATGCGGCGGCCAAGAAGGCGGGCGCACAGTTCCTATTGTTCAATGCGCCTGATCCGGTCTTCATGCGCGAGGCAATGTCTGGCGCGAGCGAGGCCAAGGCGCAAGAGCAGCTGAAGAACATCGAAGATCAAGTTCGGGATTTGAAACTTCGGCAAGGTCAATACGCCGTCTATCTGACCGACGAGCCGCCCGAGATCGATCTGGATCGTGCGATCGAGTGGTTGCGCTGGATGCGCCGCCGTTCTACCACTCTGCCGATCTACTTGACGCTGCCTTGGGGACCAGGACCGGTCAACACAAAAATGTCGGCGGCTGGCGTACGAAGGCTGATCTCGGAACAGGTTGACTTTTATCAGCCTTATTGGCATTACTGTTGGGACGGGAGCGGCTGTTGGACAGAATTAAAGCGTTCGGGAAAGCCGCTTTGGATTTACGAGATCATCTCGAACGCTACCCGACAGAAAAACTGCGGCGTCTCTTGGTTGCGCAAGGGCTTCTATCGAGCGTACGAATATGGCGCTCAAGGCGTTGGGGTTTATGCGGCGTACGATCCTCGCGGCAACGCATGGGAAGATGCGCCAGACAGAACCGGCTATTGGCTGCACTACTCGGATGGCGATTTGGTCTCGTCAAGGGCGTTGGAAGCGTTTCGACAGGGCGTTCAGGACTTCAAACTGATTTCGGTATTGAAGGGCAGGGCGCCCAAGCGTTGGCTAGACGAGCAAGTTAACGCGGCGATTGCGGCCAAAACCGGGGAGGAGATGGCCAAAGTTAGAGAGACGCTGTTAAGATTTAGAAGTTAAATTGTTTCTGGTAACGATTCCGCAGCCAGATGGCGATCGCGTTCATAGTCAGCAGCAAGGCGAGCAACACGATCACGGCGGCGGCGCTGTTCTCGTGGAAGGCCTTTTGGGGCCTCGAGACCCAATCGAACACCTGTATGGGCAGCGCTGTGAACTCTGCAAAGAGATTGTTGGGCAGTTGGGTTACCATAGCGAAGGCGCCGATGGTGATAATGGGCGCGGTCTCGCCAATAACGCGAGAGAGGGCGAGGATCACGCCGGTCAGCATCGATGGAAAGGCGATTGGTAACGTCTGTCGTTGAACCGTCTGCCATTGCGTGGCGCCCAAGGCGAGCGATCCTTCGCGAATGCTGCGCGGCACGGAGCGCAGAGATTCCCGGCTGGCGGTGATGATGACAGGCAGGGCAAGCAGGGAGAGCGTGCAGGCGCCGGCCAAAAGACTGCGCTCCATTTGTAAGAATCGTACGAAGACCTGCAGGCCGAGCAAGCCGTAGATGATAGACGGCACGCCCGCCAGGTTGCTGATATTGATCTCGATGAAACTGGAGACGGCGTTGCGCTTGCCGAACTCCTCCAAATAGATAGCGGCGCCGATACCGATCGGGATCGAGATGATGGCCGTTAGGATCATCAGATAGAAGCTTCCGATCAATGCGGGCAAGATGCCTGCGTTTGCCGCTCGTCGCGAGGGGTAAGACGTTAGGAAATCCCAACCCAGCCTCGATGCGCCGTCCAGAAGCGTCTTGGCCAGCAGCGTAACCAGCACGCCCAGCGCGAACAGCACGACAAGGGCGGCAATGAACTGAAACAGCCGTTCGTTGCGCGATTGCCGATCTCGCCAGCCTCGCGGCGTCTCCAAAGGCTGCGGGTTCACAACCGCGCCTCCTTGTATCGTTTGCGGATGAAGTGGCTGACCAGGTTGAGGGCGAGCGTGAAGACGAAAAGTAACAAGCCGACTGCAAAGATGGTCTGATAGCCGAGCGAGTTGTGCGGCACGTCGCCCTGAGAGACCTGCACAATATAGGCCGTCATCGTTTGCACGGCGCCGCGCGGATCGGCGGTGAATGCGGGCTGTTGCCCAGCGGCCAAAGCGACGATCATCGTCTCGCCGATAGCGCGGGAGATGCCCAGCAAAAACGAAGCGGAAATGCCCGACATGGCGGCCGGCACCACCACGCCCCACACCGTCTGAAACCGGTTAGCGCCCAAGGCCATCGATCCATGTCGCAAGGCAGGCGGCACGGCGTAAAGCGCGTCCTCGCTCAACGAGGCCACGGTCGGAATGATCATGATGCCCATCACAATGCCCGGGCTGAGGGCATTGAACTGTTGCAGTCCCGGTACGAACGATTGAAGCAACGGGGTAACAAAGATCAGCGCAAAGTAGCCGTACACGACCGTTGGGATTCCGGCCAGGATCTCCATAATCGGCTTGATGCGCCTTCTATGTTCCGGCCTTGCAAACTCGCTCAGGTAAACCGCGGTGATCAAGCCTAATGGCAGGGCAACCACCATGGCGACGGCGGTCG
Proteins encoded in this window:
- the pstA gene encoding phosphate ABC transporter permease PstA — its product is METPRGWRDRQSRNERLFQFIAALVVLFALGVLVTLLAKTLLDGASRLGWDFLTSYPSRRAANAGILPALIGSFYLMILTAIISIPIGIGAAIYLEEFGKRNAVSSFIEINISNLAGVPSIIYGLLGLQVFVRFLQMERSLLAGACTLSLLALPVIITASRESLRSVPRSIREGSLALGATQWQTVQRQTLPIAFPSMLTGVILALSRVIGETAPIITIGAFAMVTQLPNNLFAEFTALPIQVFDWVSRPQKAFHENSAAAVIVLLALLLTMNAIAIWLRNRYQKQFNF
- the pstC gene encoding phosphate ABC transporter permease subunit PstC — encoded protein: MLCASVSVLTTLGIVATLVSESAAFFKSVSPFEFLTGRNWTPLFANKQFGVLPLVCGTLLTTAVAMVVALPLGLITAVYLSEFARPEHRRRIKPIMEILAGIPTVVYGYFALIFVTPLLQSFVPGLQQFNALSPGIVMGIMIIPTVASLSEDALYAVPPALRHGSMALGANRFQTVWGVVVPAAMSGISASFLLGISRAIGETMIVALAAGQQPAFTADPRGAVQTMTAYIVQVSQGDVPHNSLGYQTIFAVGLLLFVFTLALNLVSHFIRKRYKEARL